In Stigmatopora nigra isolate UIUO_SnigA chromosome 18, RoL_Snig_1.1, whole genome shotgun sequence, one genomic interval encodes:
- the LOC144211990 gene encoding inward rectifier potassium channel 2-like, translating into MGRYCGAAVEEASAKRTYGTARRANRFVKKDGHCNVRYVNVSEKGQRYLADIFTTCVDVRWRWMLLIFCSAFLLSWLFFACVFWLLAVFHGDLEAHGTSHKCVSNVGTFTAAFLFSVETQTTIGYGYRYVTDECPAAVFVVVFQSIVGCVIDAFVIGAIMAKMAKPKKRNETLVFSHNATVAVRDDKLCLMWRVGNLRRSHLVEAHVRAQLLRSRTSAEGEYIPLDQTDMDVGFDSGVDRIFLLSPITVVHVIDEDSPLYGVSERDLRSCDLEVVVILEGMVEATAMTTQCRSSYVAGEILWGYRFEPVLFEEDDHYKVDYSRFHATYEVPGTPRCSARELAESKYAPSASGSFCYENEVAADTREDTDEGNGGSVGPDAERDGETEAPPGRESAI; encoded by the coding sequence ATGGGCCGCTACTGCGGCGCCGCCGTGGAGGAGGCGAGCGCCAAGCGGACCTATGGCACGGCACGGCGGGCCAACCGCTTCGTAAAGAAGGACGGCCACTGCAACGTGCGCTATGTCAACGTTAGCGAGAAGGGCCAGCGCTACCTGGCTGACATCTTCACCACCTGTGTGGACGTGCGTTGGCGCTGGATGCTGCTTATTTTTTGCTCGGCCTTCCTACTGTCGTGGCTCTTTTTTGCTTGCGTCTTCTGGCTGCTCGCCGTCTTCCACGGCGACCTCGAGGCGCACGGCACTAGCCACAAGTGCGTCTCAAATGTGGGCACCTTCACGGCTGCCTTCCTCTTCTCGGTGGAGACGCAGACCACCATTGGCTACGGTTACCGCTACGTCACGGACGAATGCCCGGCTGCCGTCTTCGTTGTGGTCTTCCAGAGCATTGTTGGTTGCGTCATTGACGCCTTTGTCATCGGTGCCATTATGGCCAAGATGGCCAAACCCAAGAAGAGGAACGAGACGCTGGTTTTCAGCCACAACGCCACAGTGGCCGTGAGGGACGACAAGCTGTGCCTAATGTGGCGGGTGGGCAACCTACGTCGCAGCCACCTAGTAGAGGCCCACGTACGGGCGCAACTTCTGCGCTCACGCACTAGCGCCGAGGGCGAGTACATCCCACTGGACCAGACTGACATGGACGTGGGTTTCGACAGCGGTGTGGACCGCATCTTTCTGCTGTCGCCTATCACTGTAGTGCACGTCATAGATGAGGATAGCCCCTTGTATGGGGTATCCGAGCGGGACTTGCGCTCCTGTGACCTGGAGGTGGTAGTCATCCTCGAGGGCATGGTGGAGGCCACCGCCATGACCACGCAGTGCCGCAGCTCCTACGTAGCCGGCGAGATCCTGTGGGGCTATCGCTTCGAGCCTGTGCTCTTCGAAGAGGACGACCATTACAAGGTGGACTATTCGCGTTTTCACGCTACCTACGAGGTCCCCGGGACGCCACGTTGCAGCGCCCGCGAGCTGGCCGAGAGCAAGTACGCTCCGTCTGCCTCGGGATCGTTCTGCTACGAGAACGAGGTGGCCGCAGATACGCGTGAGGACACGGACGAAGGCAATGGCGGGAGTGTCGGCCCAGATGCCGAGAGGGACGGTGAAACCGAGGCCCCGCCGGGGCGGGAGTCGGCGATTTGA
- the kcnj16a gene encoding inward rectifier potassium channel 16, giving the protein MHKMYQQVDPGSAALTVTMETSPKRRYVRKEGHCNVIFRHVPEEWLLFVTDIFTTLVEIRWRVMFLIFALSYILSWLFFGILFWVIALAHGDIQDHETAPCVYEVRSFTAAFLFSLETQTTIGYGARGMSENCPVAIVVVTLQDVVSCFIDTFVIGVAVAKMASARKRAQTVGFSNCAVVNLRDGHLCLSWRVGDFRRNHLVEGTARAQIVRTDIHATGQMDVTYRDLLIQQPDIVLVAPTVICHRIQEDSPLYGMSPGDLSRSDLEVVVSFTYTDDSTGMLHQTRTSYTRDDILWGHVFQEMIRAGRRRYVVDYLLFNHTAKVQTPQISAEAYRLKRALRPSPRPSPRPSPRPSSQPSPDENSDGLKLTLTLPDAHQQHVVGMR; this is encoded by the coding sequence ATGCACAAGATGTACCAACAGGTGGACCCAGGCTCCGCCGCACTGACAGTAACGATGGAGACGAGTCCAAAGCGTCGCTACGTACGCAAAGAAGGCCACTGCAATGTGATTTTCCGCCACGTTCCGGAAGAGTGGCTTCTATTTGTCACCGACATCTTCACCACCTTGGTGGAAATTCGCTGGAGGGTGATGTTCCTCATCTTTGCGCTCTCCTACATCTTATCTTGGCTCTTCTTCGGGATCCTCTTCTGGGTCATTGCGCTAGCTCATGGCGACATTCAGGACCATGAAACGGCGCCCTGTGTCTACGAAGTACGAAGCTTCACCGCTGCATTCCTATTCTCACTGGAGACTCAAACTACCATCGGCTACGGAGCCAGAGGGATGTCGGAGAACTGCCCGGTGGCAATCGTCGTGGTGACTCTCCAGGACGTAGTCAGCTGCTTTATTGACACATTCGTCATTGGTGTTGCCGTAGCCAAAATGGCTTCGGCTCGTAAGCGAGCACAGACGGTGGGTTTCAGCAACTGTGCTGTGGTCAACCTCCGCGACGGCCATCTTTGTCTCTCCTGGCGAGTCGGCGACTTCCGTCGCAACCACCTGGTGGAGGGTACGGCGCGGGCTCAAATCGTACGCACCGACATCCATGCCACCGGCCAGATGGACGTCACCTACCGGGATCTGCTGATCCAGCAACCTGACATCGTCTTAGTGGCGCCCACCGTCATCTGCCACCGCATCCAAGAGGACAGCCCGCTATACGGGATGAGCCCAGGCGACCTCAGTCGCTCTGACCTGGAAGTAGTTGTGTCCTTCACGTACACTGACGACAGTACGGGAATGCTGCACCAGACGCGTACATCCTACACTCGCGACGACATTTTGTGGGGTCACGTCTTCCAAGAAATGATCCGAGCTGGCAGAAGACGCTATGTGGTAGATTACCTGCTATTCAACCATACCGCTAAAGTCCAGACACCCCAGATCAGCGCAGAAGCGTACCGACTCAAAAGGGCGTTGCGGCCCTCGCCCAGACCTTCGCCGAGACCTTCACCGAGACCTTCGTCACAGCCCTCGCCTGACGAGAACTCAGATGGCCTGAAATTGACGCTGACTTTACCCGATGCCCATCAACAACATGTAGTGGGGATGAGGTAA